Within the Micromonospora citrea genome, the region CCGGCATCGAGGCCGAGGAGCGACAGGCAGGCCGACAGGTCGTTGAGGCGGCGGGCACCTACCCGCACCGCGAACGCCTGCCACAGCGCCCTGATCTCGGGATCCAGCCCTTCCTCCACCAGTTCGGCCGTACGCTCGGCGGCCTCGGCCTGCCCCAGCGTGCCAGGAGGGACGTCCACGTCCTTCCGGCCCGCCAGCCAGGCCAGCCCGGTGGGCAGGGAGCGCCCCAACGCCTCCTCCGGGCCGACCTGCTCGCGCCGGGTGAACCCGTGCCGCATCCGGAACGGCCGCTCCAGGTAGGGGATCAAGTCCCCGCGCCACGCCTCGGCGAAGGCGTCGACCGGCAGCGTGGCGTACGGGTAGCCCTGCGGGTCGTGCACGAGCACGGTGTCGTCGCCCACCTTCAGCACCACCACGTAGTGGTCGGCGCCGACCGCCTTGCCCGACCCGGGCTGGTAGGACAGCAGACCGAGTTCGAGCGGCCCGGCCAGCACCGGGCCGTCCTGGCAGGCTCGGCGCAGCCGGTCGAGCGCCGCTGCCGCCGTCCCGCCGTCCGCGCGCTCGCACTCCCAGCCGAGCAGGCCGATCGCGGCGTCGACCCCGATCTCGGGGTCCCAGCCGAACGCGTCGAACAGTGGCAGGCGACCGCCAATGAGCTGCATCCCGTACGGGGAGCCCGTGAGCACCTCGATCACGGCCGGAGGCGGCGCCTCGCCGCCCATGACCATTGCGAGGGAATTGGCGTAACAGTACGGCCCGGAGCCGACATAGCTGGCAAACATGCCTCGCATCGTGCCGCCTGACACGGTGTCAGGGGCAAGCCGATGTGCGTCTGCCTCGTAACGTGCCCTCGCCTCGAGAGCACCGTTGACTCGGCGGGGATCGGTGTGCGCCAGACACCACGGCTTCAGGTGCGCGCGGCTGATCTTGGCCAGCCGGTCGGGGCCGGACAGGATGTCGATCGTGGCGATCCTGCTGTTCGGAGATGGTGATGTTGGTGACGGGGCAGCACCTGGAACTGGCCGGGTCCTCCTGCGCGGCTGCCCCCTCGGCAGCCGCGCGGGAGCGGGCTCGCAAGCCGGCACGGGCGCCGACAACGACCGTCCGACGTGCTTCAGGCCGGCTGGGCGAGGGCGTCGACCAGGCGGCGCGCGGAGCCGGCCAGGTTCCACTCCTCGGCCAGCGCCAGCAGCCGGTCGGGGTCGGCCGGGGCGGCCGGCAGCTCCGTGACCAGCTCGGGCAGCGGCACGTCGAGGGCGACCCGGACCACCTTCGGCGCGACCGCCAGGTAGTCCCGCGCGGCGGCGAGCTTGGCGCGCAGCCCGGGGGCGAAGCCGGAGCCCGGATCGTCAAGTGCGGCCAGGATGCCCGCGATGTCGCCGTACCGCTCCACGAGGCGTGCGGCCGTCTTCTCGCCGACCCCCGGCACCCCGGGCAGCCCGTCGCTGGGGTCGCCGCGCAGCGCGGCGAAGTCGGCGTAGCGGGCGGCCGGCACCCCGTAGCGGGACCGCACGGCGGCGTCGTCGCAGTCGTCGAGCTTCGCCACGCCCCGCCCGACGTAGAGCAGGCGCACCGGGCGGGCGTCGTCGACGAGCTGGAACAGGTCGCGGTCGCCGGAGACCACCTCGACCGGCGCCGGCTGCGTCACCGACAGGGTGCCCAGCACGTCGTCGGCCTCGTAGCCGGCCGCGCCGACGTGGGTGATGCCGACGGCGTCGAGCACCTCGAGGATCAGCGGCACCTGCGGGGAGAGCGTGTCGGGCACCACCTCGCCGCCCTCGGGCGCCAGCCGGTGCGCCTTGTACGACGGCAGCAGCGCCACCCGCCAGTCGGGCCGCCAGTCGTGGTCCATGGCGCAGACCATCCGGTCGGGCCGCCGGGTGCGGATCAGGGTCGCCAGCATGTCGAGGAACCCGCGCACCGCGTTGACGGGACTGCCGTCGGCGGCCCGGGCCGCGGACTCGGGGATGCCGAAGAAGGCCCGGAAGTAGAGGCTGGGCGCGTCGATGAGCATGATCGGGGGTCGCTGTGCCACGCCCGACAGCCTGGCACACCGCACCGACGATCGGGGGGCACGGCGCGGGTCAGGGGCGCTCGTCGCTGGAGTAGAGCGTCTCGCGGCGGGCCAGGTACTGCACGGCGTAGCTCGCCACCAGCAGCGCGATCGCCGCCGCCACCTCGATCCAGGCCGCCGTGCCGTCGGCGATCGTCAGGCCGACGACCAGCAGCGCCAGGCCGGCCACCGCGAGGATCCCCGACCAGAGCAGCCGGCGGCGTCGTGTCGCGGCGCGGTCCTGGTCGGCAGTTGCCACGGCTGTGGGTCCTCTCCGTCGGCGAGGCGCTCGCAGGTACAGGCTATCGGCGCGGGCGGGCGCCCGGGCCGGAACAGTGCTGCGACCGCGCCGGCCCGGGGCGCAGACTGACCGGTGTGACGTTCGTTCCCGGCCTGACGCTCGGCCGACGGTTCCACGGCGAGGTGCTCGCGCCGATTTTGCGCCGGCGCTTTCCCGGCCTGCGCTACGCGGCCGGCCTGCTCGACGGCGGCTCGGAACTGCTCGGGCTGGACACCGCCCGCTCCACCGACCACGACTGGGGGCCGCGCGGGCAGCTCTTCGTGTCGGCGGCCGACGCGTGGCGGATCCCGAGCCTGCACGCGGCGCTGGACGCCGACCTGCCGGCCGAGTTCCTCGGCTGGCCGACCCGGTTCGCCGGCCACGGCCGCCTCGGGGTGGCCGACCCGGCGGGCAGGCGGCACGGGGTGAGGATCGACGAGTTGGGCGGCTGGTGGCGCGACCGGCTCGGCTTCGACCCGGGGGCCGGGGTGACCACGGCGGACTGGCTGGCCACCCCGAGCCAGCGGCTGGCGGAGGTGACCGGCGGCGAGGTCTTCCACGACGGCCTCGGCGGCGCGCTCACCGGGGCGCGGGCCGCGCTGCGGTGGTACCCGGACGACGTGTGGCGGCACGTGCTCGCCGCCGGATGGACCCGCGTCGCGCAGGCGGAACACCTGCCCGGCCGCTGTGCCGAGGTCGGCGACGACGTCGGCAGCCGGGTGGTCACCGCCGGGCTGGCCCGGGACGTGATGCGGCTGGGCCTGCTGCTGCGCCGGCGCTGGCCGCCGTACGACAAGTGGCTGGGCACGGTGTTCGCCCGGCTGCCCGGCGCGGCGCCGGTGGTCGCGGCCCTGACCGACGCGCTCGGTCCCGACGAGTGGCCGCGGCGGCAGGACGGGCTGGTGCGGGCGCTGGCGGCGGTCGCCGCGTGGACCGACGACACGGGCCTGGCCGCCCCCGTGCGCGCCCGTCCGCGTCCCTTCCATCGGCGGCCGTTCCTGGTCCTGGACGCCGGCCGGGTCGCCGCCGCGCTGCGCGCCGCCATCACCGACCCGGCCCTGCGGGAGCGTCCGCCGCTCGGCGCGGTCGACCAGTACGTCGACAGCGTGGACCTGCTGACCCACGCCGAACGGGCCCGGCGGCTGGCCGGCGCGCTCCCCGCCGAGCCGGACCCGACGGACCCGTCCTGACCGGGGTTCCGGGGGCAGCGCCCCGGGGACGGACGTCCGCCCGACGCCGGTCGGGCCGACGGTGGAGGGTTCCCCGGCGCGCCGGCCGGGCTGGGTCGGCGCCCGAACGAACGTTAAGCTGACCGGGTGGGATCCGAGGAGCTGTATCCGCCGCAGCGGCTGGCCGCCGCGCAGCGCGCCACCGCCGCCGCCGGGCTGGACGCGCTGCTGCTCAGCCCCGGCTCGGACCTGCGCTACCTGACCGGCTACGACGCGCACGCCGGCGAGCGGCTGACCTGCCTGGTGCTGCCCG harbors:
- a CDS encoding DUF4037 domain-containing protein; protein product: MTFVPGLTLGRRFHGEVLAPILRRRFPGLRYAAGLLDGGSELLGLDTARSTDHDWGPRGQLFVSAADAWRIPSLHAALDADLPAEFLGWPTRFAGHGRLGVADPAGRRHGVRIDELGGWWRDRLGFDPGAGVTTADWLATPSQRLAEVTGGEVFHDGLGGALTGARAALRWYPDDVWRHVLAAGWTRVAQAEHLPGRCAEVGDDVGSRVVTAGLARDVMRLGLLLRRRWPPYDKWLGTVFARLPGAAPVVAALTDALGPDEWPRRQDGLVRALAAVAAWTDDTGLAAPVRARPRPFHRRPFLVLDAGRVAAALRAAITDPALRERPPLGAVDQYVDSVDLLTHAERARRLAGALPAEPDPTDPS
- a CDS encoding 5'-3' exonuclease, which translates into the protein MLIDAPSLYFRAFFGIPESAARAADGSPVNAVRGFLDMLATLIRTRRPDRMVCAMDHDWRPDWRVALLPSYKAHRLAPEGGEVVPDTLSPQVPLILEVLDAVGITHVGAAGYEADDVLGTLSVTQPAPVEVVSGDRDLFQLVDDARPVRLLYVGRGVAKLDDCDDAAVRSRYGVPAARYADFAALRGDPSDGLPGVPGVGEKTAARLVERYGDIAGILAALDDPGSGFAPGLRAKLAAARDYLAVAPKVVRVALDVPLPELVTELPAAPADPDRLLALAEEWNLAGSARRLVDALAQPA
- a CDS encoding DUF3040 domain-containing protein, with protein sequence MATADQDRAATRRRRLLWSGILAVAGLALLVVGLTIADGTAAWIEVAAAIALLVASYAVQYLARRETLYSSDERP